In Carnobacterium sp. CP1, the following are encoded in one genomic region:
- a CDS encoding MetQ/NlpA family ABC transporter substrate-binding protein — MKRKLGMITTLAIGAILTGCSGNEAASSEKEGLLSDGVLTVGVTAGPHEDIVNEVKKLAAEDGFEIEVVSFTDFVKPNTALEEGELDINSFQTGIFLDSVVAESGYELTKAEPTITIPMGIYSEAYQDISDIKEGDTIGIPNSPTQEGRALQLFEEAGLITLPEGSGVEVIISDIVENPLNLTFLTSEAAQLPSQLQDLGAAGINSNYVLDAEMDPEEYGLLMENVDDLVQANYVVSRTENKDDEALAQFIDYYKTDEIKQFIEKEFKGAVVPSW; from the coding sequence TTCAGAAAAAGAAGGGTTGTTGAGCGATGGCGTATTAACCGTCGGCGTAACAGCTGGTCCGCATGAAGATATTGTAAATGAAGTCAAAAAATTGGCGGCAGAAGATGGGTTTGAGATCGAGGTGGTCTCATTTACAGATTTTGTTAAACCGAATACAGCTTTAGAAGAAGGCGAATTAGACATTAATTCCTTTCAAACAGGTATTTTTTTAGACAGTGTGGTAGCAGAAAGCGGATATGAATTAACCAAAGCGGAACCGACCATAACGATTCCGATGGGCATCTACTCTGAAGCTTATCAGGATATTAGTGATATCAAAGAAGGAGACACCATCGGTATCCCAAATTCACCTACTCAAGAGGGACGTGCATTGCAATTATTTGAAGAAGCCGGATTGATCACATTACCAGAAGGTTCTGGAGTAGAAGTCATTATCAGTGACATTGTTGAAAATCCTTTAAATCTAACCTTCCTTACTTCAGAGGCGGCCCAATTGCCTTCCCAACTGCAAGATTTAGGAGCGGCAGGCATCAATTCAAATTATGTATTGGATGCTGAAATGGATCCTGAAGAATATGGTTTGTTAATGGAAAATGTCGACGATTTGGTACAAGCCAATTACGTTGTTTCCCGCACCGAGAATAAAGATGATGAAGCGTTAGCGCAATTTATCGACTACTATAAAACGGACGAGATCAAACAATTTATTGAAAAGGAATTTAAAGGCGCGGTCGTTCCTTCGTGGTAA